The Schistocerca americana isolate TAMUIC-IGC-003095 chromosome 5, iqSchAmer2.1, whole genome shotgun sequence genome includes a window with the following:
- the LOC124615569 gene encoding probable ATP-dependent RNA helicase DDX23 codes for MVYDRDRRRRSRSRDRTEKDRERRSRSRERKDKDRERRSRSPDRLDKDRDRLKEKDRAKDRARERERDKDKGYVKDKDRDRKERTKKSRSLSPDRLKDRAKRRPDKDRSATEKDGDDSKLKEEDEEGSHEHDAKKEPLSLEELLSKKKAEEEARSKPKFLTKEERAMEALRRRQEEVDSIKKKLEEERKKRMEFGKEAVKTFETQRKDKDSDRSKDYRRHEPVKKDKEEDTQYNKDKEKEVEAIKERYLGLIKKKRRVRRLNDRKFVFDWDASEDTSVDYNPLYKERHQVQFFGRGNLAGIDIKAQKRDQSKFYGELLEKRRTEAEKEQEKIRLKKLRKKEEKQKWDDRHWSEKSQDEMTERDWRIFREDYNITIKGGHIPDPIRTWKESGIPNEILQIIEKVGYNEPTPIQRQAIPIGLQNRDIIGVAETGSGKTLAFLIPLLMWIQSLPKIERVEDADQGPYSIILAPTRELAQQIEEETNKFGQPLGIRTVVVVGGLSREEQGFRLRMGCEIVIATPGRLIDVLENRYLVLNQCTYIVLDEADRMIDMGFEPDVQKILDYMPVTNLKPDTEDAEDETKLLANYNTKKKYRQTVMFTATMPPAVERLARTYLRRPAVVYIGSAGKPTERVEQVVYILQENDKRRKLLEILERGVTPPVIIFVNQKKGADVLAKGLEKLGYSACTLHGGKGQEQREYALASLKSGTKDILVATNVAGRGIDIKDVSMVINYDMAKSIEEYTHRIGRTGRAGKHGMAISFCTKDDSDLFYDLKQTILSSPISTCPPELLNHPDAQHKPGTVVTKKRREEKIFA; via the coding sequence ATGGTGTACGATAGAGACAGGCGACGCAGGAGTCGAAGTCGTGACAGAACTGAAAAAGATAGAGAACGGCGTAGCCGTAGCCGTGAGAGGAAAGATAAAGACAGGGAACGTAGAAGTCGCAGTCCCGATAGGTTAGACAAGGATCGAGACAGATTAAAAGAAAAGGACCGTGCAAAAGACAGGGCAAGAGAGAGAGAACGCGACAAGGATAAGGGCTATGTGAAAGATAAGGATAGAGATAGAAAGGAGAGAACCAAGAAATCGAGAAGTTTATCACCTGACAGACTGAAAGATCGAGCAAAACGACGACCGGACAAAGATCGGTCAGCTACAGAGAAAGATGGTGATGACTCCAAACTTAAAGAAGAAGATGAGGAAGGATCACACGAACATGATGCGAAGAAGGAGCCATTGTCGCTGGAAGAGTTGTTATCCAAAAAAAAGGCCGAGGAGGAAGCAAGAAGCAAGCCAAAATTTCTAACGAAAGAAGAGAGAGCCATGGAAGCCCTAAGAAGAAGACAAGAAGAAGTGGATTCAATCAAGAAAAAACTTGAGGAGGAGCGAAAAAAACGCATGGAATTTGGCAAAGAAGCTGTAAAAACGTTTGAGACTCAACGAAAAGACAAAGATTCAGATAGGTCCAAGGATTATAGACGACATGAACCTGTAAAAAAGGATAAAGAAGAAGACACGCAGTATAATAAAGACAAAGAGAAAGAGGTCGAAGCCATCAAGGAACGTTATCTTGGTCTAATCAAGAAAAAACGACGAGTCAGGAGACTTAATGATCGGAAGTTTGTGTTTGATTGGGATGCATCAGAAGACACATCAGTGGACTACAATCCCTTGTACAAAGAACGTCATCAAGTTCAGTTTTTTGGACGTGGAAATTTAGCTGGAATTGACATAAAGGCGCAGAAGCGCGACCAGTCCAAGTTTTACGGAGAACTTTTGGAAAAACGCAGGACAGAAGCAGAAAAAGAGCAAGAAAAAATAAGATTGAAAAAATTACGAAAGAAGGAAGAGAAACAGAAGTGGGATGACCGTCATTGGTCCGAAAAATCGCAAGACGAAATGACAGAGAGAGACTGGCGAATATTTAGAGAGGACTATAACATTACTATCAAAGGTGGTCATATCCCAGATCCTATTAGAACTTGGAAGGAATCAGGAATTCCCAATGAAATACTTCAAATTATTGAGAAAGTTGGTTATAATGAGCCAACACCTATCCAGAGGCAGGCAATTCCCATTGGCTTGCAGAACCGTGATATTATAGGTGTTGCAGAAACAGGTTCTGGTAAAACATTGGCCTTCCTCATACCACTGTTGATGTGGATACAGTCTCTGCCAAAAATTGAGAGAGTGGAAGATGCTGATCAAGGACCATACTCAATTATATTGGCACCCACCCGTGAGTTGGCCCAACAGATTGAGGAGGAAACTAACAAATTTGGCCAGCCATTAGGTATACGTACAGTGGTTGTTGTTGGTGGTTTGTCGAGAGAGGAACAAGGTTTCAGATTGAGAATGGGGTGTGAAATAGTGATTGCCACTCCTGGACGTCTTATAGATGTTTTGGAGAACAGGTATTTAGTCTTGAATCAGTGTACATATATTGTTTTAGATGAAGCTGATCGAATGATTGACATGGGTTTTGAACCAGATGTCCAGAAAATCCTGGATTACATGCCTGTGACAAATCTGAAACCTGATACAGAAGATGCTGAGGATGAAACAAAGCTTCTGGCTAACTATAACACAAAAAAGAAATACAGGCAGACTGTTATGTTTACAGCTACAATGCCGCCTGCCGTAGAGAGATTGGCACGGACTTATTTGAGGAGGCCTGCAGTTGTATATATTGGATCTGCAGGCAAGCCAACTGAAAGAGTGGAACAGGTTGTGTATATACTTCAAGAAAACGATAAACGCCGCAAGTTGCTGGAGATACTGGAACGTGGTGTAACTCCACCAGTTATCATTTTTGTCAACCAGAAGAAGGGTGCTGATGTTCTGGCAAAAGGTCTTGAGAAATTGGGATACAGTGCTTGTACTCTTCACGGAGGCAAAGGACAAGAACAACGTGAATATGCATTAGCTAGCCTTAAGAGTGGCACGAAAGACATTCTTGTTGCGACTAATGTTGCAGGAAGAGGTATTGATATAAAGGATGTATCAATGGTTATAAATTACGACATGGCAAAAAGTATTGAAGAGTATACCCACAGAATTGGCAGAACAGGTCGTGCTGGAAAACATGGTATGGCTATATCATTCTGCACCAAGGATGATTCTGATCTGTTTTATGATCTCAAACAGACTATATTGTCAAGTCCAATATCCACATGCCCACCAGAATTGTTAAACCATCCAGATGCACAACACAAACCGGGCACTGTAGTTACAAAGAaacgaagagaagaaaaaatatttgcataa